The following are encoded together in the Armatimonadota bacterium genome:
- a CDS encoding tetratricopeptide repeat protein, producing MNAVLLAAAVIVTLQCAMLSSAQADALSDARKLLSEGKFIEAEAALATAVESPLLAPEAYYTWYQSLRTRGGGERALRKLETAAKLAADRADWWLELGLYSAELGRTDEAAAHYLTALSIAPGFGQAHAALATLLLDLGRTAEAEAQLREGLRADPRFAGNWVSLADLLLSQERPVDALAILDQAIQACPGNASIGIARGRVYDTMGEFTRALEAYQQAVSAEPSNPAAHLSLGRALRARGQLALAMASYKRAAALAKEDPEPWVEMAWLTVEDRKAPGAARQYSSKALALAPENCRANAVHGWALVSFGQKDKGLELISRTVDSHPKCPDAAYAMALAVAGDGDKPQAVVWLQQAAKMTADPALQRRALGLAKQLQATEQNVAP from the coding sequence ATGAACGCCGTATTGCTGGCCGCCGCCGTCATTGTCACCCTTCAGTGCGCAATGTTGTCTTCGGCGCAGGCAGACGCATTGTCAGACGCGCGAAAGCTGCTTTCGGAAGGCAAGTTCATCGAGGCTGAAGCGGCGCTCGCGACGGCGGTCGAGTCACCCCTCCTCGCGCCGGAGGCCTATTACACCTGGTATCAGTCGCTGCGGACCCGTGGCGGAGGCGAGCGAGCATTGCGCAAGCTCGAGACCGCCGCGAAGCTGGCAGCGGACCGCGCTGACTGGTGGCTTGAGCTCGGACTCTATTCGGCGGAGCTTGGCCGCACCGATGAGGCGGCCGCGCACTACCTGACGGCCCTGAGCATTGCTCCAGGATTTGGCCAGGCGCATGCAGCCCTGGCCACGTTGCTGCTGGACCTGGGACGGACCGCCGAGGCCGAGGCGCAACTACGCGAGGGCCTGCGTGCAGACCCGCGGTTCGCCGGTAACTGGGTGTCATTGGCTGACCTGCTCTTGTCGCAGGAGCGCCCGGTAGACGCCCTGGCGATTCTAGACCAAGCCATCCAGGCATGCCCTGGCAACGCATCGATCGGCATTGCCCGGGGACGCGTCTACGACACCATGGGCGAGTTCACGCGGGCGCTCGAAGCATATCAGCAGGCGGTCAGCGCTGAGCCGTCCAATCCCGCGGCGCATCTGTCTCTGGGGAGGGCTCTGCGAGCTCGAGGACAGCTCGCGCTTGCCATGGCCAGCTACAAGCGTGCCGCAGCGCTGGCCAAAGAGGACCCTGAGCCGTGGGTAGAGATGGCTTGGCTGACAGTTGAGGACCGGAAGGCCCCGGGCGCGGCCAGGCAGTACTCATCGAAGGCGTTGGCGCTTGCCCCTGAGAACTGCCGGGCGAATGCGGTCCACGGCTGGGCTCTGGTTTCCTTTGGGCAGAAGGACAAGGGCCTGGAGTTGATCAGCAGGACGGTGGATTCCCACCCAAAATGCCCAGATGCGGCCTACGCGATGGCCCTGGCGGTTGCTGGCGATGGGGACAAGCCGCAAGCCGTGGTCTGGCTTCAGCAAGCTGCCAAGATGACGGCAGATCCTGCCCTCCAGCGCCGGGCTTTGGGCCTGGCGAAGCAACTCCAGGCTACCGAGCAAAACGTTGCGCCGTAG